Proteins from a single region of Belliella baltica DSM 15883:
- a CDS encoding 6-bladed beta-propeller, producing MSTIIVIVFLFSCSTKNTEVNQDGIKRISMGTEFSNTIDYFSDTSFIPLEFCEDCIVGDIHKILKVKDGFVISDKNISNQVFKFSDNGVFQFKIGDKGDGLGNYLLPFDISLIPSTDQIAILDQNQRKIIFYSLEDGSFLRELPINFQAKSIQFLSPNTVAVHFDGKFSGNEKDYLGGILDLKKGEFIYLGVNDFSKTDQNKTAGDFYFSGHELIFSKSLNDTIYSVFEKKITPKYFIDFGEKKVSDEIKILPLMDMRMRMMQELPHYHNGNFIENDNFLFFLWWGKDEFENLAFYNKANDKLDLIKGRDQIIKRPFFMDNQYLYSFLTNSDYESLNTEPFFGLSQNQVILKVELK from the coding sequence TTGAGTACTATTATTGTAATTGTCTTTTTATTTTCTTGCTCAACAAAAAACACAGAAGTAAATCAAGACGGAATTAAGAGAATTTCTATGGGAACTGAATTCTCAAATACGATTGATTATTTTTCTGATACATCATTTATACCTTTGGAATTCTGTGAAGACTGTATTGTAGGCGACATTCACAAAATATTAAAAGTAAAGGATGGATTTGTTATTTCTGATAAAAACATTTCAAATCAAGTTTTTAAATTCAGCGATAATGGAGTATTCCAATTCAAAATTGGTGATAAAGGAGATGGGTTAGGCAATTATTTATTGCCATTTGATATCAGTTTAATTCCTTCTACAGATCAGATTGCGATTTTAGATCAAAATCAAAGAAAAATTATTTTTTATTCATTAGAAGACGGTAGTTTTCTTAGAGAGTTACCTATCAATTTCCAAGCAAAATCAATCCAGTTTCTTTCTCCTAATACTGTTGCTGTTCATTTTGACGGTAAATTTTCTGGAAATGAAAAGGATTATTTAGGTGGAATCCTTGATTTAAAAAAAGGTGAATTTATTTATCTAGGAGTTAATGATTTCTCTAAGACAGATCAAAATAAAACTGCCGGAGATTTTTATTTTTCAGGTCATGAACTCATTTTTTCGAAGTCTTTAAATGATACTATTTATAGTGTTTTTGAAAAAAAAATCACTCCTAAATATTTTATTGATTTTGGGGAGAAAAAAGTTTCGGACGAGATAAAAATACTTCCTTTGATGGATATGCGAATGCGTATGATGCAAGAATTACCTCATTATCATAACGGTAATTTTATTGAAAATGATAATTTTTTGTTTTTCTTGTGGTGGGGAAAAGATGAATTTGAAAATCTTGCATTTTATAATAAAGCGAATGATAAGCTTGACCTTATAAAGGGGCGTGATCAAATAATTAAGAGACCTTTTTTTATGGATAATCAATATCTTTATTCTTTTCTCACAAACTCAGATTATGAAAGCTTAAACACCGAGCCTTTTTTTGGATTATCTCAAAATCAAGTCATTTTAAAAGTTGAACTTAAATGA
- a CDS encoding ArsR/SmtB family transcription factor — MGVTKTDLFTEKQNELAKIAKVFAHPARVAILEYLIQSNTCINGDLVQELGLAQATISQHLRELKDIGLIKGSIEGVSVNYCIDPIRWVEVQNLFQELFDGFPKISGCC; from the coding sequence ATGGGTGTCACCAAAACAGACCTCTTCACAGAAAAGCAAAACGAACTGGCCAAAATCGCCAAAGTATTTGCCCATCCTGCACGTGTTGCCATCTTGGAATATTTGATCCAATCCAACACCTGCATCAATGGAGATTTGGTGCAAGAACTGGGACTAGCCCAAGCGACAATATCGCAACATCTCCGAGAACTCAAGGACATTGGCTTGATCAAAGGAAGCATAGAAGGTGTTTCTGTGAATTATTGTATTGACCCCATTCGATGGGTAGAAGTGCAAAACCTATTTCAAGAGCTATTTGACGGCTTTCCAAAGATATCTGGATGCTGCTAG
- a CDS encoding DUF6428 family protein, producing the protein MKTKEFTQILQENPEKALFFEYQSGQYVRTDYHITEIKNVNFDTVDCGGIRNEWSEVHVQLWENEIPEPDHSVDSGKAMKIFDVVNKVREIYPDAEIKFEYGNSVFPTAVLPVHNIKDSGNALIVQLTPDQTTCKAKDRATTPEEKAAACCGPVSEKPKIRVSLASLQTANSCEPGSGCC; encoded by the coding sequence ATGAAAACTAAAGAGTTTACCCAAATCCTACAAGAAAACCCTGAAAAGGCACTTTTCTTCGAGTATCAAAGTGGTCAGTATGTAAGAACTGACTATCACATCACCGAAATCAAGAATGTCAATTTCGACACCGTGGACTGCGGTGGCATCCGCAATGAATGGTCAGAAGTGCATGTACAATTATGGGAAAATGAAATCCCCGAACCGGATCATTCAGTAGATAGTGGAAAAGCGATGAAAATCTTTGATGTAGTCAATAAGGTAAGAGAAATTTACCCAGATGCTGAAATCAAGTTTGAATATGGTAATTCGGTATTTCCAACAGCAGTACTTCCTGTTCACAACATCAAGGACAGTGGCAATGCCTTGATCGTGCAACTCACACCCGACCAAACAACTTGCAAAGCCAAAGACAGGGCCACCACTCCAGAAGAAAAAGCTGCCGCTTGCTGCGGTCCAGTATCCGAAAAACCCAAAATCAGAGTTTCACTTGCTTCCCTTCAAACCGCTAATAGCTGCGAACCTGGATCGGGTTGCTGTTAA